The window TAGTAGAACTGTGCCAGGTGATATAGGAGATGTATTCAGTAATCCAACGTGGGTTAAGATCACCACGCACTGCGCCCAGTCGCAGTTAGCCTTCAGTAACATCGATAGTGGTACAAAGACGGGACATGCAACGATCGTTTACACAAACTACGCAGACTGGTCATGGGATAACGGTGCAGCCAACTATGTTATCGAGATGAAGATTCCAAAGTCAGCACTTGGAATCTCCACAGAGGGCGAAGTTGACCTCTGCGCCACGGTGAGCTGTACAAACGACGTGATAACGATCAAAGACTTTCACTACACTGAAATACCAGAATTCGCGACAATAGCACTACCACTTGCTGCAACAATCGGGCTGTTCATCTACTTTGACAATAGACGCAAGCGCGAAGAAGAGTAAGGGTTTGAGAGGATCAAGCCCTGTGAATTTTTCATAATTATGTATCGTGTTCATCCCTGAATTGGGGTAACCGTTAAGATTATAACTTTATAAAGCTTAGATGGGGGCATGGAGTGGATACATCTCATCTATGCACTGATAATTCTCTGTATACTCGATGCGATCCTCTTTTTCACCGGGATCTACCATCGATTTGGGCTATGCCAGCGGTTATTTAGCGGCAGGTGGTGCAGGTATCACAGGTGATGGTGTGAGGTTGATTAACATATCGTACATACTGCTTATCATATTGTTCGCAGGGATCACACTCAGTGGAGGATGTCTCCAAAAGGATATAAAGACAGAGGAGATAGAAAAGTTCGAGGTGGGTGATATGAGACTTACAAGTACCGTCTTTGATTATGGTGGCAGGATACCGCAGAAGTACACATGCGATGGAGAGGACATAAATCCGCCGCTTGTGATTGAGGATGTTCCAGCAGATGCAAAAACACTGGTTTTGATTGTTGATGACCCGGATGCACCGATGGGCACATGGGATCACTGGATTGTCTGGAATATACCAGTGATTGACAGGATCGAAGAAGATAGTGTTCCAGGTACAGTGGGTGTGAATTCATGGGGAAGAAATGACTACGGTGGGCCATGTCCGCCATCCGGGGAACACAGGTACTTCTTCAAGCTATATGCACTGGATACAACGCTGAATCTTGATACAAACTCGACGAAAAAGGATCTTGAACGGGCGATGGAAGGGCATGTCATCGCACAGACCGATCTGATCGGAGTATACTCAAGAGCGTAATCACCACCAGTGTGGTTACAGCAATGCTAAAATATGTGAACTGACGTACAGAGTGTAACCTAAATCGATTGAGGTATGATCGTGGATCAAAAGATATTACTAACAGAGGAAGAGATACCGAAGCAGTGGTACAACATTCAGGCAGATATGCCAGAACCGCTCGATCCGATGCTCCATCCAGAAACACATGAACCTACACAGCTACCACCCTTTTTATTTTCTTCAGAACTCAACCGTCAGGAGTTCAGCAAAGAGCGATGGATCGATATTCCAGAGGAGATACGTGATGTTTATCGTATATGGCGGCCATCTCCACTGTATCGTGCTACAAGGCTTGAGAAAGCGCTCAAGACTCCTGCTAAGATCTACTACAAATGGGAAGGGGTTAGCCCACCTGGTAGTCATAAACCAAACACTGCGATTGCTCAGGCTTACTACAACATGAAAGAAGGCATTGAACGGCTTACAACTGAGACAGGTGCAGGACAGTGGGGGTCATCACTGGCGTTTGCGACAAAACTCTTTGACCTTGAGTGTATGGTGTACATGGTCAGGGTGAGTTACCAGCAGAAACCGTACAGAAAGAGTCTTATGCATATATGGGGCGCAGAGGTTGTTCCATCACCAAGCAACAGAACGCAGACTGGACAAAAACTCCTTGAAAAAGACCCTGACTCGCCAGGGAGTCTTGGGGTTGCGATCTCAGAAGCAGTCGAGGATGCAGCCACGAACGAAAATTCTCACTACACGCTCGGCTCTGTCCTGAACCATGTGGTACTGCACCAGACGATTATGGGACTCGAAGCAAAGCAGCAATTTGCAAAGATTGATCTGTACCCTGATGCAATCTATGGTTGTGTTGGTGGCGGAAGCAACTTTGCTGGTGCAGCCTTCCCGTTTCTGGGCGATAAACTCAGGGGTGAGCGAAAAGATCTGGATGTTGTTGCGTGTGAGCCTGCAGCATGCCCAACACTCACGAAAGGGCTGTATGAGTATGACTTTGGTGACTCGGTCGGGCTTGCACCGATTGTTAAGATGTACACGCTCGGTCATGACTTCATACCACCAAAAATACATGCAGGCGGACTGAGATATCATGGCGATTCACCACTTTTATCACGGCTCACAAAGGATGGCTACATACGTGCTGAGGCTTACCATCAAACCGATATATTTGATGCAGCCATGCTCTTTGCTCATACTGAAGGTTTTGTAATCGCACCTGAGACCGCACATGCAGTAAAAGGTGTGATCGATGAGGCTAAAAGGTGTAAAGAGACGGGAGAAGAGAAGACAATCTTCTTCTTGAACTCAGGACATGGACACTTTGATCTCTCATCGTATGATGCATATTTTGAAGGAAAACTCGTGGATTATGAATATCCAGCAGAACTTGTAAAGCGGGCGCTTGAGAATTTGCCAAAGGTTGGATGAGTACATGCAACAATACATCGAGAAGATAACATCGGGTAACGATCTCTCGGTCGATGAGGCAGCAGATATGATGGATCAGATCCTGACCTCTGCCACAGACAGCCAGATAGCATCTGTTCTGATCGGTTTGAAGCTTAAGGGAGAGGCCACATCTGAGATAGCGGGACTTGTAAAAGGGATGAAGGCAAAGTCCAGATCGATCAATCCCGACGTTCCAGTCCTGATCGATACCTGTGGAACTGGCGGGGATAGTTCACATACAATCAATATCAGCACCATAGCAGCAATTATCGTTGCATCCAGTGGTGTAGGGGTTGCAAAACATGGAAACTACTCGATCACGTCGAAGTGTGGTAGCGCTGACATACTGAAGGCTGCTGGCGTCAGGATCGATCTTGGTCCTGAAGAAGTCACCAGGATGATAGAAGAGGTTGGGTTCGGGTTTATGCTTGCTCCGATCTTTCACCCTTCGATGAAGCGTGTTGCCCCCATAAGACGTGAGATCGGCGTCAGAACAGTATTCAATATCCTGGGTCCACTCACAAATCCCGCAAATGTGAAAAAACAGGTGATTGGAGTCTTTAATCCCGAACTATGCACGAAAATGGCAGAGGTTTTAAGAGAACTCGGATCAGAACATGCGCTTGTTGTTCATGGTTCAGGGCTTGATGAGATCACAACAACAGGTCCAACAGATATCATTGAACTTAAAAACGGTGATATTGCATCCTTCAGGATCACACCCGAAGATTATGGTCTCAGAAAGGCAAAGCTTGAAGATCTCAAAGGAGGAGATGCTGAATATAACTGTAAGATGATGCTTGAGATATTGAATGGGAGAAAAGGCTTTATGCGCGATATTGTCCTCTTGAATGCTTCTGCAGGGCTATATATCGGTGGGCAAGCATCGGATATTAAAGAAGGGATCGAGATCGCTGAGAACCTCATTGACGAAGGGCGAGGAATCGCAAAACTCAATGAGATGATTGAGTTTGGATGACTTTTGTAAAAATTTGTGGTATAAAGACGAGAAAGGATCTTGAGGTTGTGATCGGTGCATCACCCGATGCTGCAGGGTTCATCGTGGAGGTGCCGGTTAAGACACCGCGAAAGATCAGGAGGGAGACGGCAGCATCGCTTGTCGCATCTGTGCCAGAGGAGATACTCTCTGTTGCTGTTTTGATGCCAGAGAGTGTTGATGAAGCGGTCAGTATACTTGATACAGTAAGGCCAGATATGGCTCAGATTCACTGTGAGATGGACGTTGATGCTTTAGCCAGGATCAAAGAAGAGACAGGGGTGGATCTCATAAAGGTGATCGGGATTGATGCAGATACAGATCCGTATAAGCTGATATCTGACCTCTGTGAGATGGACGGAATCGTTGACTTTATTTTGCTTGATACAAAGACCGCTCTAAAAAGCGGCGGCACAGGAAAGGTCCATGACTGGAGTATAAGCAGGGTAATCACTGAAAGATCGCCCATTCCAGTCATACTTGCAGGAGGGCTTGATCACCTGAATGTTGCCGATGCAATCAAGACTGTTGAACCGTTTGGCGTTGATACAGCATCAGGAGTTGAGACCGGCGGTAGTAAAGATCCAGAAAAAGTTAAGAAGTTTGTTACGGCAGCTAAACGATTTTCAGACTGAAGTCGAGCCAGGGTGCATGATGTGTGATTGCGCCCACAGAAATTATGTCAACACCGCTCTCTGCGTATTCTGTGATGTTCTCAAGTGTGATCCCGCCCGATGCCTCAAAGAGGATGTGATCCCGCAAACCACGCGCCTCGAGCATCGCCATCGTTTCACGAATCTTATCGGGCGGCATATTATCAAACATTATCACGTCGGCCCCAAGCTCTGCCGCCCTCACTGCATCCTCTGGCGCTGAAACCTCAACCTCAACCTTCTTTGTGAAACTCGCCTGCTTTCCGAGTTCAATCGCCCTTTCAAGCCCAAAAAGCGAGATGTGATTTTCTTTTATCATCACCATATCAGCGAGGTTGAACCGGTGAGGATCGCCTCCTCCTGCAATTATCGCACGCTTCTCAAATATCCTGAACCCTGGTGTGGTCTTTCTTGTTCCTGCAATCTTAACGCCACCTGCCCGCTCAACAAAACGCGCGGTGAGTGTTGCAATACCACTCATTCTTCCAAGGATATTGAGAGAAAGCCTTTCAGCCTTCAAGATCCCACGAGCATCTCCTTCTGCCTCCAGGATCAAATCACCCTTCGTGATCCTGTTTCCATCCTCAAACCACGTCCTGGCACTGACCCCAAAGTATTCAAAGACCGCAATGGCATCTGATATACCAGAAATCACCCCATTTTCTCTCACGGTGACCACAGCTCTTGCTTCGATCTCTGGTAGAAATTCGATGTAACCTGAGAGATCCTCCTCGATAAAACGCTCGATCAGGGCTTTCATGCATATATCTCCTCTCATAGATTCTCCATCATTCTTTTTATAATGTGTAGTTGCTGGCTTCTTTTACATCGTTACCTATAATTACTGTGAGAACGATCTCTCCACATGACAAAGATAAAGACACCCGTTATTATCCTGAACGTCAAGGCGTACAGCGAGTCAATGGGGGATAAGGGACTTGCTCTTGCAAAAGCGTGTGAAGAAGTGACTGAAGAGAGTGGTATAACTACAGTGATCTGTCCACAGCAGTTTGATCTTGGCTTTATCGCCCATCAGACGGATGTTCCCTGTTTTGCCCAGCATATTGATCTGAAGGACGTGGGGGGTGCAACAGGATGGGCACTTCCCGAAGCTGCAAAGGCAGCGGGGGCAGCGGGCACGCTCATCAACCATGCCGAGCACCGTCTTAAGCTGGCCGATATAGATGCACTGATCACGAGATCTCGCGCACTCGGACTTACAAGTGTTCTGTGCACAAACAACATTCAGGTGAGCGCGGCAGGAGCAGCCCTTAATCCCGATATGATTGCGATCGAGCCGCCTGAGCTGATTGGAACCGGCGTACCTGTATCAAAGGCAGATCCTGATATTGTCACAGGCAGTCTCCAGCGGGTCAAAGAGATAAACAAAGATGTTGTGGTGCTCTGTGGTGCAGGGATCTCGACCGGTGAGGATGTTAAAGCGGCCATAGAACTTGGCACAGCGGGTGTGCTGCTTGCATCGGGTGTTGTAAAAGCAACAGATCCAAAAGCAGTGCTTCTCGATCTTGTATCAGGGATTTAAACAAGGAATGGAGGAAGAGGAGGAAAAGGGGTTCAAACCTCCTCTTCACAAATTAAGCCTGATCAGTTCTTGACCGCGGGTAGCCGATGATAACTTCGATGAGCGATTTTTTAAGCCTCACAAGATCCCGCTCGATCTCAACAAGATCTGCATCCTCAAGCTTCTGGAGACAGTCAGTACAAAAACTTACCACACCTCCACCGTCTACATCAAGCGTTTTTACAGGTTTGCCACAGAACAGACAAACCACGTGGTTTGTTTTTGCATCACCAACCATGAATAGAGGTTATCATGTAGAAATATCTAAATCTAATCTACATTAAATCCACAGGTTCATGCGCACATTAGGATAAAATATCACAATGTGATCAGGAATTTCTGGCTGGTGTCACATCCAGAAAGTAAACATCCCCTTTCCTGACGCCATCGAGTATCTCAAGCCCTGAAACCACCCTTCCAATGACGTTTGTCGAGGCTGCAATCTCACCTGTCGGACCAAATACTGGGTCGTCAATGAGCCGTATCCCGATCGTGCCTTCATGGGGCCTGCTCATGTTTGTAACACCGATCACCCCACGTTCAAACCCCACATCCTCGGCAGGTGTGTTCTCGGGCTTGATCATCACACGCCGATCGCCACCCCTGAAGAGTATGAGTGATTCGATTGCACCGGTAACCACGAGTTTTCCAACACGATGATTTCGGTAGAGGCCCGTAACGTCCTTGAAATAATGAACAGTCTCAGGAGCCTCCTCCTCAAACAACTCCACACGCAGCAGATTATCAGGTGCGATCGCTTCGGTTTCGACCTTTCCCTGCTTAAATATCTCGATAGTCATATCTGGCTGCTGTGAGACGATGATCGCATCATCCGCCTCTTCACCCTTTCTAATATGTGTGATACCGATCTCTTCGAGGAGTTTTTCTGCTTCATACTGGCTCATACCAACGAGAAATACCTGTACAGGATTTGTATGAACCGCTATCTTATCTCCAAGCCTTGCAACATCAATGAGTTCGATCCCTGACCTGACCGTGCCAAAGGCGTTCATGTAGTGCTGGGGCATCCTGAGCTTTTTGTAGAAGTAGATCGAGTTTTTCCGATCGCCATCGTTCCTGAGAAACGCCATTCCCCGATCTCGGAATGTGCGATTGTTCTCAACACCTATCTCAAATATCGGTGGACTCACCGAGCGAATGTAACTGTTCGAGACCTCATCCACCGTTAAAAATCCGTTATTATTCCTTAAATATGCCAGGAATGACTCTGCAGAGCAGGGTGCCATCTCTGATAGCTCAAGAGCGATCGATGTATAGATCTCCATGCCATCCTCGACGACATCGGTTAAGGAGAGCCTGTCAAGAAGTGACTCAATCGCATATTCGGGTGCAATCTCCTTTATGACATCATCGATCACAAGATCCTGCAAAATTGTTCTGCCGCCACCTATCACCCGCCCGATCACTGCATCATCTGGATCTGGTGGGAGAAATAGTCGATCCTCGTGTTCAGTGCGTGCAATACCGAGATAAGTCTCAGGGTCACCTGAGCCGATTCTAAAAAGGAAAATATCTCCGCGTTTGAGCCTGATTGAAGCTGCCGAGTACTTTGTGTCACTATCCAGCCTCACGGGTGAGAAGATCACAGCATTTTTTCCAATGATCTCAACCTTTTTTCCGATCCAGGCCTCATATATTGGATGCCATTTTTCCCGCATTCTCGCCTGGAACTTACCCTTCGTTGTTGTGAATGTGTATTTATCTGTGCGGGCTTCTATCTCTCCTTTACGCTCAACCACAAGCATATCGGGATCAAATATCGGCTCGAACTTCTCAACAAGCGATTTTACAGTTGTAACTCGATCAAGTTCTTCTTCTGAGATTATAGTACCGTTGAGCTTTATACTACGCATTCCCTTTCACCTTTGACTCTACCCTGATTTCCTCTATTCGCGTCTCAGGGTAATTTCCAGTTGCATCCTTCTCATTCGACTTCACCATATCCCAGATGGTAAGAAGGGCGGTGGATACGCCATTGAGTGCATCCATCTCAACACCTGTCTTTCCAACCGATTTTACTGTGGCTGATGCGGTTATATGATCATCTTCAATATCAAATTCAAGATCAACATCGGTTATCGGAATCTGATGGCAGAGCGGGATCACATGAGGTGTGTTTTTGACTGCCATAATCCCCGCAATCCGTGCTGTCAGGAGAACATTTCCTTTCTCAACCTGCCCTTCACGAATTTTTTGGATCGTGGATTCTCTGAGTTTTATCGAACCGACCGCACGGGCAGAGCGTACAGACACTGCTTTATCAGAGATGTCCACCATCTTTGCACGATCATTCGTGATGTGCGAGAAAGCGTGGGCTGTCATTTCTCTTTCTTGCCCCCTTTAAGCCTCGAGAACATCGATGAAAGATGGATCACATAACTACCATCACCCTTGAGGGCAACGATGAGTTCGTCACGCTCGAGCAATGCCTCAATATTAACCTCATAAGAGCCAGGTTCTATTATTCTGACAGATTCGAGCCTTGAATCGTGCTCTATAGTTCCATCTTCGATCTTATCGATTATCTCCTCGATATCCTCAGGCGCACACTTCTTTTCGATCAGGTCTATATCTGCCTCGTGACGCTCTTCTCTTTCAGGGGGTCGCTCGCCTTCACGTATAAATAAGAACCGATTCGATCCGCAATCCGGACAGCCTGCAAGTATTGCGTCATCGTTCTTCTCGAATACTCTTCCACACCCGATGCATTTATGTCCCACGCGGTACACCTGCTGTTTCTTACCTATTTTTTGTTGAAATGACCGCAGAGATAAAGTCACGCTCTTTTGAGATTGTTTTAAGCTCGTTTGCAGGTCCTATTATCGTAAGGCGCGGCTCGTGAACGGCGCCTTTTCCAAAAATCTTTTCCAGCCAGCCACTTTTTTTCTCTGGTGGATAGCTCTCGATCTCGATGCCTGGAAAGTCATCCCTGATCTCGGTCATTGTATACTCAATGAGTGTCGCTTCCTCAGCAGGGGTAAGCCCACGCTCCAGTATGACGATCGACCCTTCCTGCACCCGATCCAGTATCATCCGTGTCTTCTCGATCGAGGTCATCCCGTTTAGCATATCATAAGAGATGAGATCAAGTTGAATATCTTTATCTTTCATCCAATCACCCAAACCTTTCTGCTATCGCCTCATACATCTCATCAAGGTTCTCCCCCTCAAGTGCCGATATCGCAACCATGGGATGCTGAGGAAATGCGGTTGCTATACGCTGAGGTGAGGCGCTCGATAGATCGATCTTATTTGCAACAACAAGCAATGGTAGATTTCTTGCTTCCATATTTCCGATCACAACGACGTTCACCTGCGTAAATGGATCTTCGGTTGAGTCCATCACA of the Candidatus Syntrophoarchaeum caldarius genome contains:
- a CDS encoding YbhB and YbcL, translated to MGYASGYLAAGGAGITGDGVRLINISYILLIILFAGITLSGGCLQKDIKTEEIEKFEVGDMRLTSTVFDYGGRIPQKYTCDGEDINPPLVIEDVPADAKTLVLIVDDPDAPMGTWDHWIVWNIPVIDRIEEDSVPGTVGVNSWGRNDYGGPCPPSGEHRYFFKLYALDTTLNLDTNSTKKDLERAMEGHVIAQTDLIGVYSRA
- a CDS encoding tryptophan synthase subunit beta, which translates into the protein MIVDQKILLTEEEIPKQWYNIQADMPEPLDPMLHPETHEPTQLPPFLFSSELNRQEFSKERWIDIPEEIRDVYRIWRPSPLYRATRLEKALKTPAKIYYKWEGVSPPGSHKPNTAIAQAYYNMKEGIERLTTETGAGQWGSSLAFATKLFDLECMVYMVRVSYQQKPYRKSLMHIWGAEVVPSPSNRTQTGQKLLEKDPDSPGSLGVAISEAVEDAATNENSHYTLGSVLNHVVLHQTIMGLEAKQQFAKIDLYPDAIYGCVGGGSNFAGAAFPFLGDKLRGERKDLDVVACEPAACPTLTKGLYEYDFGDSVGLAPIVKMYTLGHDFIPPKIHAGGLRYHGDSPLLSRLTKDGYIRAEAYHQTDIFDAAMLFAHTEGFVIAPETAHAVKGVIDEAKRCKETGEEKTIFFLNSGHGHFDLSSYDAYFEGKLVDYEYPAELVKRALENLPKVG
- a CDS encoding anthranilate phosphoribosyltransferase is translated as MDEYMQQYIEKITSGNDLSVDEAADMMDQILTSATDSQIASVLIGLKLKGEATSEIAGLVKGMKAKSRSINPDVPVLIDTCGTGGDSSHTINISTIAAIIVASSGVGVAKHGNYSITSKCGSADILKAAGVRIDLGPEEVTRMIEEVGFGFMLAPIFHPSMKRVAPIRREIGVRTVFNILGPLTNPANVKKQVIGVFNPELCTKMAEVLRELGSEHALVVHGSGLDEITTTGPTDIIELKNGDIASFRITPEDYGLRKAKLEDLKGGDAEYNCKMMLEILNGRKGFMRDIVLLNASAGLYIGGQASDIKEGIEIAENLIDEGRGIAKLNEMIEFG
- a CDS encoding phosphoribosylanthranilate isomerase, producing MTFVKICGIKTRKDLEVVIGASPDAAGFIVEVPVKTPRKIRRETAASLVASVPEEILSVAVLMPESVDEAVSILDTVRPDMAQIHCEMDVDALARIKEETGVDLIKVIGIDADTDPYKLISDLCEMDGIVDFILLDTKTALKSGGTGKVHDWSISRVITERSPIPVILAGGLDHLNVADAIKTVEPFGVDTASGVETGGSKDPEKVKKFVTAAKRFSD
- a CDS encoding Nicotinate-nucleotide pyrophosphorylase → MRGDICMKALIERFIEEDLSGYIEFLPEIEARAVVTVRENGVISGISDAIAVFEYFGVSARTWFEDGNRITKGDLILEAEGDARGILKAERLSLNILGRMSGIATLTARFVERAGGVKIAGTRKTTPGFRIFEKRAIIAGGGDPHRFNLADMVMIKENHISLFGLERAIELGKQASFTKKVEVEVSAPEDAVRAAELGADVIMFDNMPPDKIRETMAMLEARGLRDHILFEASGGITLENITEYAESGVDIISVGAITHHAPWLDFSLKIV
- a CDS encoding triosephosphate isomerase, translated to MTKIKTPVIILNVKAYSESMGDKGLALAKACEEVTEESGITTVICPQQFDLGFIAHQTDVPCFAQHIDLKDVGGATGWALPEAAKAAGAAGTLINHAEHRLKLADIDALITRSRALGLTSVLCTNNIQVSAAGAALNPDMIAIEPPELIGTGVPVSKADPDIVTGSLQRVKEINKDVVVLCGAGISTGEDVKAAIELGTAGVLLASGVVKATDPKAVLLDLVSGI
- a CDS encoding Uncharacterized conserved protein UCP005852, methanogenesis; protein product: MRSIKLNGTIISEEELDRVTTVKSLVEKFEPIFDPDMLVVERKGEIEARTDKYTFTTTKGKFQARMREKWHPIYEAWIGKKVEIIGKNAVIFSPVRLDSDTKYSAASIRLKRGDIFLFRIGSGDPETYLGIARTEHEDRLFLPPDPDDAVIGRVIGGGRTILQDLVIDDVIKEIAPEYAIESLLDRLSLTDVVEDGMEIYTSIALELSEMAPCSAESFLAYLRNNNGFLTVDEVSNSYIRSVSPPIFEIGVENNRTFRDRGMAFLRNDGDRKNSIYFYKKLRMPQHYMNAFGTVRSGIELIDVARLGDKIAVHTNPVQVFLVGMSQYEAEKLLEEIGITHIRKGEEADDAIIVSQQPDMTIEIFKQGKVETEAIAPDNLLRVELFEEEAPETVHYFKDVTGLYRNHRVGKLVVTGAIESLILFRGGDRRVMIKPENTPAEDVGFERGVIGVTNMSRPHEGTIGIRLIDDPVFGPTGEIAASTNVIGRVVSGLEILDGVRKGDVYFLDVTPARNS
- a CDS encoding molybdenum cofactor biosynthesis protein MoaC, translating into MTAHAFSHITNDRAKMVDISDKAVSVRSARAVGSIKLRESTIQKIREGQVEKGNVLLTARIAGIMAVKNTPHVIPLCHQIPITDVDLEFDIEDDHITASATVKSVGKTGVEMDALNGVSTALLTIWDMVKSNEKDATGNYPETRIEEIRVESKVKGNA
- a CDS encoding Zn-ribbon containing protein, giving the protein MGHKCIGCGRVFEKNDDAILAGCPDCGSNRFLFIREGERPPEREERHEADIDLIEKKCAPEDIEEIIDKIEDGTIEHDSRLESVRIIEPGSYEVNIEALLERDELIVALKGDGSYVIHLSSMFSRLKGGKKEK
- a CDS encoding Uncharacterized conserved protein UCP004977, producing MKDKDIQLDLISYDMLNGMTSIEKTRMILDRVQEGSIVILERGLTPAEEATLIEYTMTEIRDDFPGIEIESYPPEKKSGWLEKIFGKGAVHEPRLTIIGPANELKTISKERDFISAVISTKNR